One genomic region from Gemmobacter aquarius encodes:
- the rpoB gene encoding DNA-directed RNA polymerase subunit beta: protein MAQAYVGQKRIRRYYGKIREVLEMPNLIEVQKSSYDLFLKSGDGPKPADGEGIQGTFQSVFPIKDFNETAVLEFVKYELEKPKYDVDECQSRDMTYAAPLKVTLRLIVFDVDETTGARSVKDIKEQDVFMGDMPLMTSNGTFIVNGTERVIVSQMHRSPGVFFDHDKGKTHSSGKLLFACRIIPYRGSWLDFEFDAKDVVFARIDRRRKLPVTTLLYALGMGQEQIMDAYYETVDYKYVKNKGWVTKFFPSRVSGTRPTYDLVDAATGEVILKAGEKATPRMVKKWRDEGAVTELLVPYEYILGRFVAKDIINEETGEIWAEAGDELTMEYDRDGSPKGGSVKVLLDQGITTIPVLDIDNVNVGPYIRNTMAADKNMGRDTALMDIYRVMRPGEPPTVEAASQLFETLFFDSERYDLSAVGRVKMNMRLDLGRPDTQRTLDRDDIIACIKALTELRDGKGEIDDIDHLGNRRVRSVGELMENQYRVGLLRMERAIKERMSSVEIDTIMPQDLINAKPAAAAVREFFGSSQLSQFMDQTNPLSEVTHKRRLSALGPGGLTRERAGFEVRDVHPTHYGRMCPIETPEGQNIGLINSLATFARVNKYGFIETPYRKVIDNKVTDEVIYMSATEEMRHTVAQANAAQDAEGRFTDDLISSRKSGEFMLNPPDAIDLIDVSPKQLVSVAASLIPFLENDDANRALMGSNMQRQAVPLLQSDAPFVGTGIEAVVARDSGAAIMARRAGVIDQVDATRIVVRATEMLEPGEPGVDIYRLRKFKRSNQSSCINQRPLVKVGDVVVRGEVVADGPCTDMGELALGRNVVVAFMPWNGYNYEDSILISERILRDDVFTSIHIEEYEVAARDTKLGPEEITRDIPNVGEEALRNLDEAGIVYIGAEVQPGDILVGKITPKGESPMTPEEKLLRAIFGEKASDVRDTSLRLPPGAYGTIVEVRVFNRHGVDKDERALQIEREEVERLARDRDDELVILERNIYSRLKTLIMGKTAVKGPKGIRSGSTIDDELLGTLSRGQWWQLALAEEAEAKDVEALHDQYEAQKRALELRFEDKVEKVRRGDDLPPGVMKMVKVFVAVKRKLQPGDKMAGRHGNKGVISKVVPIEDMPFLADGTAVDLVLNPLGVPSRMNVGQILETHMGWAARGLGIRIDEALKEYRRSGDMTPVRDAMRLAYGDETYDDAFGDVTEDQFLEMAGNVTRGVPIASPVFDGAKEMDVNDALTRAGFDTSGQSVVFDGRSGEQFARKVTVGVKYMLKLHHLVDDKLHARSTGPYSLVTQQPLGGKAQFGGQRLGEMEVWALEAYGAAYTLQEMLTVKSDDVAGRTKVYESIVKGEDNFEAGVPESFNVLVKEVRGLGLNMELLDAEDE, encoded by the coding sequence ATGGCGCAAGCTTACGTTGGTCAGAAACGCATCCGCCGCTACTATGGCAAGATCCGTGAAGTCCTCGAGATGCCGAACCTCATCGAGGTTCAGAAATCTTCCTACGACCTGTTCCTGAAATCGGGCGATGGCCCGAAGCCCGCCGATGGCGAAGGCATTCAGGGCACGTTCCAGTCGGTGTTCCCGATAAAGGACTTCAACGAGACCGCGGTTCTCGAGTTCGTCAAGTACGAGCTGGAAAAGCCCAAGTACGACGTTGACGAATGCCAGAGCCGCGACATGACCTATGCCGCGCCTCTCAAGGTGACGCTGCGCCTGATCGTGTTCGATGTCGATGAAACCACCGGCGCGCGGTCGGTCAAGGACATCAAGGAACAAGACGTCTTCATGGGCGACATGCCCTTGATGACCTCGAACGGCACGTTCATCGTGAACGGCACCGAACGTGTGATCGTGTCCCAGATGCACCGGTCGCCCGGCGTGTTCTTCGACCACGACAAGGGCAAGACCCATTCGTCGGGCAAGCTGCTCTTCGCTTGCCGGATCATCCCCTATCGCGGCTCGTGGCTCGATTTCGAATTCGACGCCAAGGATGTCGTGTTCGCCCGCATCGACCGCCGCCGCAAGCTGCCCGTGACGACGCTGCTCTATGCCCTCGGCATGGGGCAAGAGCAGATCATGGACGCCTATTACGAGACGGTCGATTACAAATACGTCAAGAACAAGGGTTGGGTGACCAAGTTCTTCCCGAGCCGCGTTTCGGGCACCCGTCCGACCTATGACCTCGTCGATGCCGCAACCGGCGAAGTGATCCTGAAGGCCGGCGAAAAAGCCACGCCGCGCATGGTCAAGAAATGGCGCGACGAAGGTGCTGTCACCGAACTTCTGGTGCCTTACGAATATATCCTCGGCCGCTTCGTCGCCAAGGATATCATCAACGAGGAAACCGGCGAGATCTGGGCGGAAGCCGGCGACGAGCTGACGATGGAATACGACCGTGACGGTTCGCCCAAGGGCGGGTCGGTCAAGGTGTTGCTCGATCAGGGCATCACCACGATTCCGGTTCTCGACATCGACAACGTCAACGTCGGTCCCTACATCAGGAACACGATGGCGGCAGACAAGAACATGGGCCGCGACACCGCGCTCATGGACATCTACCGCGTCATGCGTCCGGGTGAGCCGCCGACCGTCGAAGCCGCAAGCCAGCTGTTCGAAACCCTGTTCTTCGATAGCGAACGTTACGACCTTTCGGCTGTCGGTCGCGTCAAGATGAACATGCGTCTCGACCTTGGCCGTCCCGACACCCAGCGCACGCTGGACCGTGACGACATCATCGCCTGCATCAAGGCGCTGACCGAGTTGCGCGACGGCAAGGGCGAAATCGACGACATCGACCACCTCGGCAACCGCCGTGTGCGGTCGGTCGGCGAGCTGATGGAAAACCAGTACCGCGTCGGCCTGCTGCGTATGGAGCGCGCGATCAAGGAACGTATGTCCTCGGTCGAAATCGACACGATCATGCCGCAAGACCTGATCAACGCCAAACCCGCCGCCGCTGCGGTGCGTGAATTCTTCGGCTCAAGCCAGCTGTCGCAGTTCATGGACCAAACCAACCCGCTGTCGGAAGTGACGCACAAGCGCCGCCTTTCCGCCCTCGGGCCGGGCGGTCTGACCCGCGAACGCGCCGGTTTCGAAGTGCGCGACGTTCACCCGACCCACTATGGCCGGATGTGCCCGATCGAGACGCCCGAAGGCCAGAACATCGGCCTGATCAACTCGTTGGCCACCTTTGCCCGCGTGAACAAGTATGGCTTCATCGAGACACCCTACCGCAAGGTGATCGACAACAAGGTGACCGATGAAGTCATCTACATGTCGGCGACCGAAGAAATGCGCCACACCGTGGCGCAGGCCAACGCGGCGCAAGATGCCGAAGGGCGCTTTACCGATGACCTGATCTCCAGCCGGAAATCGGGCGAATTCATGCTGAACCCGCCGGACGCGATCGACCTGATCGACGTCTCGCCGAAACAGCTTGTCTCGGTCGCGGCCTCGCTGATCCCCTTCCTTGAGAATGACGACGCTAACCGCGCCCTGATGGGTTCGAACATGCAGCGTCAGGCGGTTCCGCTGCTGCAATCCGACGCGCCTTTCGTCGGAACCGGCATCGAAGCCGTGGTCGCACGTGACTCTGGCGCCGCCATCATGGCCCGCCGCGCCGGTGTGATCGATCAGGTCGACGCAACGCGTATCGTCGTGCGCGCAACGGAAATGCTCGAACCCGGCGAACCGGGCGTCGACATCTACCGTTTGCGTAAATTCAAGCGTTCCAACCAGTCGTCCTGCATCAACCAGCGTCCGCTGGTCAAAGTGGGCGATGTCGTGGTGCGTGGCGAAGTGGTGGCTGACGGTCCCTGCACCGACATGGGCGAATTGGCCCTTGGCCGGAACGTGGTCGTCGCCTTCATGCCGTGGAATGGCTACAACTACGAAGACTCGATCCTGATTTCCGAACGCATCCTGCGCGACGACGTCTTCACCTCGATCCACATCGAGGAATACGAAGTCGCCGCCCGCGATACGAAGCTGGGGCCGGAAGAAATCACGCGCGACATCCCGAACGTGGGCGAAGAAGCCCTGCGCAATCTGGATGAAGCCGGTATCGTCTATATCGGTGCCGAGGTTCAGCCGGGCGACATTCTGGTGGGCAAGATCACCCCCAAGGGTGAAAGCCCGATGACGCCGGAAGAAAAACTGCTGCGCGCCATCTTCGGTGAAAAGGCGTCCGACGTGCGCGATACCTCGCTGCGTCTGCCGCCCGGTGCTTATGGCACCATCGTCGAAGTGCGGGTCTTCAACCGTCACGGCGTCGATAAAGACGAACGCGCCCTGCAGATCGAGCGTGAGGAAGTCGAACGCCTCGCCCGCGACCGTGATGACGAATTGGTGATCCTGGAACGGAACATCTATTCGCGTCTGAAGACGCTGATCATGGGCAAGACCGCCGTCAAGGGGCCGAAAGGCATCCGTTCCGGTTCGACCATCGACGACGAGTTGCTGGGCACGCTGTCGCGCGGCCAGTGGTGGCAATTGGCGCTGGCCGAAGAGGCCGAAGCCAAGGACGTCGAAGCCCTGCATGACCAGTACGAAGCGCAAAAGCGCGCTTTGGAACTGCGTTTCGAAGACAAGGTCGAGAAAGTCCGTCGCGGCGACGATCTGCCTCCGGGCGTGATGAAGATGGTCAAGGTCTTCGTCGCGGTGAAGCGCAAGCTGCAACCGGGCGATAAGATGGCCGGTCGTCACGGCAACAAGGGCGTCATCTCCAAGGTCGTTCCGATCGAGGATATGCCCTTCCTTGCCGATGGCACCGCCGTCGACCTCGTGCTCAACCCGCTCGGCGTGCCGTCGCGGATGAACGTGGGCCAGATCCTCGAGACCCACATGGGCTGGGCCGCGCGCGGCTTGGGCATCCGGATCGACGAGGCGCTCAAGGAATATCGTCGTTCCGGCGATATGACTCCGGTGCGCGATGCGATGCGTCTGGCTTACGGCGACGAGACCTATGACGACGCTTTCGGTGATGTGACCGAAGACCAGTTCCTTGAAATGGCAGGCAACGTCACCCGTGGCGTTCCGATTGCCTCGCCGGTCTTTGACGGCGCCAAGGAAATGGACGTGAACGATGCGCTGACGCGTGCGGGCTTCGATACCTCGGGTCAATCCGTGGTGTTCGACGGCCGCTCGGGCGAGCAATTCGCGCGAAAGGTCACCGTGGGCGTCAAGTACATGCTCAAGCTGCACCACCTTGTCGACGACAAGTTGCACGCCCGGTCTACCGGTCCGTACAGCCTCGTCACGCAGCAGCCTCTGGGTGGTAAAGCCCAGTTCGGTGGCCAGCGTCTTGGTGAAATGGAAGTCTGGGCGCTCGAAGCCTATGGCGCGGCTTACACCTTGCAGGAAATGCTCACCGTCAAGTCGGACGATGTGGCAGGCCGGACCAAGGTTTATGAAAGCATCGTCAAGGGTGAGGACAACTTCGAGGCCGGCGTGCCGGAATCGTTCAACGTCCTCGTCAAGGAAGTGCGCGGCCTCGGCCTCAACATGGAACTCCTGGATGCGGAGGATGAGTGA
- the rpoC gene encoding DNA-directed RNA polymerase subunit beta' — protein sequence MNQELSTNPFNPVAPIKTFDEIKISLASPERILSWSFGEIKKPETINYRTFKPERDGLFCARIFGPIKDYECLCGKYKRMKYRGVVCEKCGVEVTLQKVRRERMGHIELAAPVAHIWFLKSLPSRIGLMLDMTLRDLERILYFENYVVIEPGLTDLTYGQLMTEEEFLDAQDTYGADAFTANIGAEAIREMLAAIDLESTADQLREDLKEATGELKPKKIIKRLKIVESFLESGNRPEWMVLTVLPVIPPELRPLVPLDGGRFATSDLNDLYRRVINRNNRLKRLIELRAPDIIVRNEKRMLQEAVDALFDNGRRGRVITGTNKRPLKSLSDMLKGKQGRFRQNLLGKRVDFSGRSVIVTGPELKLHQCGLPKKMALELFKPFIYSRLEAKGLSSTVKQAKKLVEKERPEVWDILDEVIREHPVLLNRAPTLHRLGIQAFEPILIEGKAIQLHPLVCSAFNADFDGDQMAVHVPLSLEAQLEARVLMMSTNNVLSPANGAPIIVPSQDMVLGLYYTTMNRKGMVGEGMAFADVDEVEHALASGAVHLHASIKARIRQIDEEGNEVWKRFDTTPGRLRLGNLLPLNAKAPFDLVNRLLRKKDVQAVIDTVYRYCGQKESVIFCDQIMGLGFREAFRAGISFGKDDMLIPDSKWTIVNEVRDQVKEFEQQYMDGLITQGEKYNKVVDAWSKCSDKVAGEMMAEISAVRYDDAGAEKEPNSVYMMSHSGARGSPAQMKQLGGMRGLMAKPSGEIIETPIISNFKEGLTVLEYFNSTHGARKGLADTALKTANSGYLTRRLVDVAQDCIVRSHDCGTDRAITAETAVNDGEVVQTLADRVLGRVAADDVLVPGSDEVIVAAGELIDERRADLIDQAGVQVMRIRSPLTCEAEEGVCAMCYGRDLARGTMVNEGEAVGIIAAQSIGEPGTQLTMRTFHIGGIAQGGQQSFLEASQEGKIEFRNGTLLSNANGEQIVMGRNMSIAIVDENGAERAVHKITYGAKIHVLDGSTVKRGAKLFEWDPYTLPIIAEKGGVARFVDLISGISIREDTDDATGMTQRIVSDWRSAPKGNELKPEVIVMDPATGEPVRADNGNPISYQMSVDAVLSVEDGQEIRPGDVVARIPREGARTKDITGGLPRVAELFEARRPKDHAIIAEMDGYVRFGKDYKNKRRITVEPVDETLQAVEYMIPKGKHIPVQEGDFVQKGDYIMDGNPAPHDILRILGVEALANYMIDEVQDVYRLQGVKINDKHIEVIVRQMLQKLEILDGGDTTLLKGEQVEKIELDEENLKARNRGGREAKAEPVLLGITKASLQTRSFISAASFQETTRVLTEASVQGKRDKLVGLKENVIVGRLIPAGTGGATSKVKKIATDRDQTVIEARRSEAETAAALAAPVPMTEAEDVFSNLMDTTDSRD from the coding sequence ATGAACCAGGAACTCTCGACCAACCCGTTCAACCCGGTTGCGCCGATCAAGACCTTCGACGAGATCAAGATCTCGCTCGCCTCGCCCGAACGGATCCTCTCGTGGTCCTTCGGCGAGATCAAGAAGCCCGAAACCATCAACTACCGCACGTTCAAACCCGAACGTGACGGGTTGTTCTGCGCGCGTATCTTTGGCCCGATCAAGGATTACGAATGCCTTTGCGGCAAATACAAGCGCATGAAATATCGCGGCGTCGTCTGCGAAAAGTGCGGCGTGGAAGTCACCTTGCAAAAGGTGCGCCGCGAACGCATGGGCCATATCGAACTGGCCGCACCCGTCGCGCATATCTGGTTCCTGAAATCGCTGCCCAGCCGGATCGGCCTCATGCTCGACATGACGCTGCGCGATCTGGAACGCATCCTCTACTTTGAAAACTATGTCGTCATCGAACCGGGTCTGACCGACCTGACCTATGGCCAGCTGATGACCGAGGAAGAATTCCTCGACGCGCAGGACACGTATGGCGCCGACGCCTTCACCGCCAACATCGGCGCCGAAGCGATCCGCGAAATGCTGGCTGCGATCGATCTGGAATCGACCGCTGACCAGCTGCGCGAGGACCTGAAGGAAGCGACCGGCGAGCTGAAGCCCAAGAAGATCATCAAGCGTCTGAAGATCGTCGAAAGCTTCCTCGAATCCGGCAACCGTCCTGAATGGATGGTGCTGACCGTGCTTCCGGTGATCCCGCCGGAACTGCGCCCGCTCGTCCCGCTGGACGGTGGCCGTTTCGCCACCTCCGACCTGAACGACCTTTACCGTCGCGTCATCAACCGCAACAACCGCCTGAAGCGTCTGATCGAGCTGCGTGCGCCCGATATCATCGTGCGCAACGAAAAGCGGATGCTGCAAGAAGCCGTCGACGCGCTGTTCGACAACGGCCGCCGTGGCCGCGTGATCACGGGCACCAACAAGCGCCCGCTGAAATCGCTTTCGGACATGCTCAAGGGCAAGCAGGGCCGCTTCCGCCAGAACTTGCTCGGCAAGCGCGTCGACTTTTCGGGTCGTTCGGTCATCGTGACCGGCCCGGAACTGAAACTGCACCAGTGCGGTCTGCCGAAAAAGATGGCTTTGGAACTGTTCAAGCCGTTCATCTATTCGCGGCTTGAAGCCAAGGGGCTTTCCAGCACCGTCAAGCAGGCCAAGAAACTGGTCGAAAAGGAACGCCCCGAGGTTTGGGATATCCTTGACGAGGTCATCCGTGAACACCCGGTTCTGCTGAACCGCGCGCCCACGCTGCACCGTCTGGGGATTCAGGCGTTTGAGCCGATCCTGATCGAAGGCAAGGCGATCCAGCTTCACCCGCTCGTCTGCTCGGCCTTCAACGCCGACTTCGACGGTGACCAGATGGCCGTGCACGTTCCGCTCTCGCTGGAAGCCCAGCTCGAAGCGCGCGTGCTGATGATGTCGACCAACAACGTGTTGTCGCCTGCCAATGGCGCGCCAATCATCGTTCCGTCGCAGGACATGGTGCTTGGCCTTTACTACACCACCATGAACCGCAAGGGCATGGTCGGCGAAGGTATGGCATTCGCCGACGTGGACGAAGTGGAACACGCGCTCGCCTCGGGGGCCGTGCACCTGCACGCCTCGATCAAGGCGCGGATCCGCCAGATCGACGAAGAAGGCAACGAGGTGTGGAAGCGTTTCGACACCACGCCGGGCCGTCTGCGTCTTGGCAACCTGCTGCCCTTGAACGCCAAGGCTCCGTTCGATCTGGTCAACCGCTTGCTGCGGAAAAAGGACGTGCAGGCCGTCATCGACACCGTCTACCGCTACTGCGGCCAGAAAGAGTCGGTGATCTTCTGTGACCAGATCATGGGCTTGGGCTTCCGCGAAGCCTTCCGCGCCGGTATCTCGTTCGGCAAGGACGACATGCTGATCCCGGATTCCAAATGGACCATCGTGAACGAAGTGCGCGATCAGGTTAAGGAATTCGAACAGCAGTACATGGACGGCCTGATCACCCAGGGCGAAAAGTACAACAAGGTCGTCGATGCCTGGTCCAAGTGCTCGGACAAGGTGGCGGGCGAGATGATGGCCGAAATCTCGGCGGTGCGTTACGACGATGCCGGTGCCGAGAAAGAGCCGAACTCGGTCTACATGATGTCGCACTCGGGCGCGCGGGGTTCGCCGGCGCAGATGAAGCAGCTTGGCGGTATGCGCGGCCTTATGGCCAAGCCGTCGGGCGAGATCATCGAAACGCCGATCATCTCGAACTTCAAGGAAGGTCTGACCGTTCTTGAATACTTCAACTCGACCCACGGCGCCCGTAAGGGTCTGGCCGACACGGCACTGAAAACGGCGAACTCGGGCTATCTGACCCGCCGTCTGGTGGACGTGGCGCAAGATTGCATCGTGCGTTCGCATGATTGCGGCACCGACCGTGCGATCACGGCCGAAACCGCGGTCAACGATGGCGAAGTGGTGCAAACCCTTGCCGACCGCGTGCTGGGCCGTGTGGCTGCCGACGACGTGCTGGTTCCGGGTTCGGACGAGGTGATCGTTGCAGCAGGCGAGCTGATCGACGAGCGTCGCGCCGACCTGATCGATCAGGCCGGTGTGCAGGTGATGCGGATCCGTTCGCCGCTGACCTGCGAAGCCGAAGAGGGCGTCTGCGCCATGTGCTACGGGCGCGACCTTGCCCGCGGCACCATGGTGAACGAGGGCGAAGCTGTCGGTATCATCGCAGCGCAGTCCATCGGCGAACCCGGCACGCAGCTGACGATGCGGACGTTCCACATCGGCGGCATCGCGCAGGGCGGCCAGCAGTCGTTCCTCGAGGCCAGCCAAGAGGGCAAGATCGAATTCCGCAACGGCACGCTTCTGTCCAACGCCAATGGCGAACAGATCGTGATGGGCCGGAACATGTCGATCGCCATCGTGGATGAAAACGGGGCCGAACGTGCGGTGCACAAGATCACCTACGGCGCCAAGATCCACGTCCTTGACGGCTCGACCGTCAAGCGTGGCGCGAAGCTGTTCGAATGGGACCCCTATACCCTGCCGATCATCGCCGAAAAGGGCGGTGTCGCGCGCTTCGTCGACCTGATCTCGGGGATTTCGATCCGCGAAGACACCGACGATGCGACCGGCATGACCCAGCGCATCGTGTCCGACTGGCGTTCCGCGCCCAAGGGCAACGAGCTGAAGCCGGAAGTCATCGTGATGGACCCGGCAACGGGCGAACCGGTGCGCGCCGACAACGGCAATCCGATCAGCTACCAGATGTCGGTGGATGCGGTCCTCTCGGTCGAAGACGGCCAGGAAATCCGCCCCGGCGACGTCGTGGCGCGTATCCCGCGCGAAGGTGCCCGGACCAAGGACATCACCGGTGGTCTGCCGCGTGTGGCCGAACTGTTCGAAGCCCGTCGCCCGAAAGATCACGCGATCATCGCGGAAATGGACGGCTATGTCCGCTTCGGCAAAGACTACAAGAACAAGCGCCGCATCACGGTAGAACCCGTGGATGAGACGTTGCAGGCCGTCGAATACATGATCCCCAAGGGCAAGCACATTCCTGTTCAGGAAGGCGACTTCGTCCAGAAGGGCGATTACATCATGGACGGCAACCCGGCCCCGCACGACATCCTGCGTATTTTGGGTGTCGAGGCTTTGGCGAACTACATGATCGACGAAGTGCAGGACGTGTATCGTCTGCAAGGCGTGAAGATCAACGACAAGCACATCGAAGTGATTGTCCGCCAGATGCTGCAAAAGCTGGAAATCCTCGATGGCGGCGACACCACGCTGCTCAAGGGCGAACAGGTCGAGAAAATCGAGCTGGACGAAGAGAACCTGAAAGCCCGCAACCGTGGCGGCCGCGAGGCCAAGGCGGAACCGGTCCTTCTGGGGATCACCAAGGCGTCGTTGCAGACCCGTTCGTTCATCTCGGCGGCATCGTTCCAGGAAACCACGCGGGTGCTGACCGAGGCTTCGGTTCAGGGCAAGCGCGACAAACTGGTCGGCCTGAAAGAGAACGTGATCGTCGGTCGTCTGATCCCGGCAGGGACGGGTGGCGCCACGTCCAAGGTCAAGAAGATCGCAACCGACCGCGACCAGACCGTGATCGAGGCGCGGCGTTCGGAAGCCGAAACCGCAGCGGCGCTTGCCGCTCCGGTGCCGATGACCGAAGCCGAGGATGTGTTCAGCAACCTGATGGACACGACCGACAGCCGCGATTGA
- the rplK gene encoding 50S ribosomal protein L11 yields MAKKIIGSLKLQVKAGQANPSPPVGPALGQRGLNIMAFVKEFNAKTADMTPGTPTPVVITYYQDKSFSLEFKTAPASYLLKTAAGLPQVGKRNRAKGSSKPGREVAGTVTVAQVRKIAETKMKDLSANSIEAAMQIILGSAKSCGIEVKG; encoded by the coding sequence ATGGCCAAGAAGATTATCGGCAGCCTCAAGCTGCAAGTCAAAGCGGGTCAAGCAAACCCGTCCCCGCCGGTCGGTCCGGCACTCGGCCAGCGCGGCCTGAACATCATGGCTTTCGTCAAGGAGTTCAACGCCAAGACCGCCGACATGACTCCGGGCACGCCGACGCCTGTCGTCATCACCTATTATCAAGACAAGTCGTTCAGCCTCGAGTTCAAGACGGCCCCGGCTTCGTATCTGTTGAAAACCGCCGCTGGCCTGCCGCAAGTCGGCAAGCGCAACCGCGCCAAGGGTTCCTCGAAGCCCGGCCGTGAAGTTGCCGGCACCGTGACGGTCGCGCAGGTCCGCAAGATCGCCGAAACGAAGATGAAAGACCTGAGCGCCAATTCGATCGAGGCTGCGATGCAGATCATCCTCGGATCGGCCAAGTCTTGCGGCATCGAAGTGAAGGGCTGA
- the rplA gene encoding 50S ribosomal protein L1, whose product MAKLGKRTKAAQEVFGTAINVSLEDALALIKKGATAKFDETVEIAMNLGVDPRHADQMVRGVVQLPNGTGKTVRVAVFARGAKADEAKAAGADIVGAEDLMETIMSGKIEFDRCIATPDLMPLVGRLGKILGPRNLMPNPKVGTVTMDVKTAVEAAKGGEVQFKVEKAGVIHAGVGKVSFDTAKLAENIRAFVDAVTRARPSGAKGAYLKKVSLSSTMGPGVSVELASAAAK is encoded by the coding sequence ATGGCAAAGCTCGGCAAGCGCACCAAAGCTGCGCAAGAAGTCTTCGGCACCGCGATCAACGTGTCGCTCGAAGATGCACTCGCCCTGATCAAAAAGGGCGCGACCGCGAAATTCGACGAGACCGTCGAAATCGCGATGAACCTCGGCGTTGACCCGCGCCATGCGGACCAGATGGTCCGTGGTGTGGTCCAGCTTCCGAACGGCACCGGCAAGACCGTTCGCGTCGCCGTCTTCGCCCGTGGCGCCAAGGCTGATGAAGCCAAGGCCGCTGGTGCAGACATCGTCGGCGCGGAAGACCTGATGGAAACCATCATGTCCGGCAAGATCGAGTTCGACCGTTGCATCGCGACGCCGGACCTGATGCCGCTCGTCGGTCGTCTGGGCAAGATCCTCGGCCCGCGCAACCTGATGCCCAACCCCAAGGTCGGCACCGTGACGATGGACGTGAAAACGGCCGTCGAAGCAGCCAAGGGCGGCGAAGTGCAGTTCAAGGTCGAAAAAGCCGGCGTGATTCACGCAGGCGTTGGCAAAGTGTCGTTCGACACCGCCAAACTGGCTGAAAACATCCGCGCTTTCGTCGACGCCGTGACCCGTGCGCGCCCGTCGGGTGCCAAGGGCGCCTACCTGAAAAAGGTCTCGCTCTCGTCCACCATGGGCCCGGGCGTTTCGGTCGAACTGGCGTCGGCTGCGGCCAAGTAA
- the nusG gene encoding transcription termination/antitermination protein NusG, which yields MAKRWYSVSVLSNFEKKVAEQIKTAVAEAGLQEEIDEVLVPTEEVLEVRRGKKVTSERRFMPGYVLVRMEMTNRGYHLISSINRVTGFLGPQGKPMPMRDAEVNGILNRVEEGEIAPRNLIRFEIGEKVKVTDGPFEGFDGMVEEVDEQHSRLKVSVSIFGRATPVELEFTQVTKGL from the coding sequence ATGGCCAAGCGCTGGTATTCGGTAAGCGTTCTCTCGAACTTCGAGAAGAAGGTTGCCGAGCAGATCAAGACTGCCGTTGCCGAAGCCGGTCTTCAGGAAGAGATCGACGAAGTGCTGGTTCCCACCGAAGAGGTGCTGGAAGTCCGGCGCGGCAAGAAGGTGACGTCCGAGCGGCGCTTCATGCCCGGCTATGTGCTGGTGCGGATGGAGATGACCAACCGCGGCTATCACCTGATTTCGTCGATCAACCGCGTCACCGGTTTCCTTGGCCCGCAGGGCAAGCCCATGCCGATGCGCGACGCCGAGGTGAATGGCATTCTGAACCGCGTCGAAGAGGGCGAGATTGCGCCGCGCAACCTGATCCGCTTCGAGATCGGCGAAAAGGTCAAAGTGACCGACGGCCCGTTCGAGGGTTTCGACGGCATGGTGGAAGAAGTCGACGAACAGCACAGCCGCCTCAAGGTGTCTGTGTCGATCTTTGGCCGGGCAACGCCGGTCGAACTGGAATTCACGCAGGTCACCAAAGGACTCTGA
- the rplL gene encoding 50S ribosomal protein L7/L12, with protein sequence MADLNKLAEEIVGLTLLQAQELKTILKDTYGIEPAAGGAVMMAAGPAAAAAPAEEQTEFDVVLTDAGPNKINVIKEVRTITGLGLKEAKDLVEAGGKVKEAVTKADAEGFKKTLEAAGAKVELK encoded by the coding sequence ATGGCTGATCTGAACAAACTCGCCGAAGAAATCGTTGGTCTGACCCTCCTGCAGGCGCAGGAACTGAAGACCATCCTGAAAGACACCTATGGCATCGAGCCGGCAGCCGGTGGCGCCGTCATGATGGCCGCTGGTCCCGCCGCTGCAGCCGCTCCGGCTGAAGAGCAGACCGAATTCGACGTCGTCCTGACCGACGCTGGTCCGAACAAGATCAACGTCATCAAAGAAGTCCGCACCATCACCGGTCTGGGCCTGAAAGAAGCCAAGGACCTCGTGGAAGCTGGCGGCAAAGTCAAAGAAGCAGTGACCAAAGCCGATGCCGAAGGGTTCAAGAAGACCCTCGAAGCAGCTGGTGCCAAGGTCGAGCTGAAGTAA
- the rplJ gene encoding 50S ribosomal protein L10, translating into MDRAQKEKVVEELGQIFESSGVVVIAHYTGMTVKQMQDLRAKMREVGGSVRVAKNKLAKIALEGKPGVKMGDLLTGMTVLAYSEDPVAAAKVTEAYAKGNDKFVILGGAMGDTVLDLAGVKAVAALPSREELIAQIVAAIGSPASNIAGAIGAPASNIASILSTIEEKAAA; encoded by the coding sequence GTGGATAGAGCCCAGAAAGAGAAAGTGGTCGAGGAACTCGGCCAGATCTTCGAAAGCTCTGGCGTTGTAGTGATCGCTCACTACACGGGTATGACGGTTAAACAGATGCAGGACCTGCGCGCCAAAATGCGCGAAGTTGGCGGGTCCGTACGCGTTGCCAAGAACAAGCTCGCCAAAATCGCCCTTGAAGGGAAACCCGGCGTTAAAATGGGTGACCTGCTCACGGGCATGACCGTGCTCGCCTATTCGGAAGATCCTGTCGCTGCTGCGAAGGTGACCGAAGCCTATGCCAAGGGGAACGACAAGTTCGTTATCCTCGGCGGCGCAATGGGTGACACTGTCCTGGACCTGGCCGGTGTGAAAGCCGTGGCAGCCTTGCCGTCGCGTGAAGAGCTTATCGCTCAGATCGTGGCTGCAATCGGTTCGCCCGCCTCGAACATCGCCGGTGCGATTGGCGCGCCTGCTTCGAACATCGCAAGCATCCTGTCGACCATCGAGGAAAAGGCTGCGGCGTAA